One window of Atribacter laminatus genomic DNA carries:
- the ispH gene encoding 4-hydroxy-3-methylbut-2-enyl diphosphate reductase, translating to MKILIAKHIGFCPGVKRAYTMAIEAFDKNPQPVYLLGELVHNHQAVKMLVEKGARLEDEVERIPDKITVVTRSHGLERKTRKKLLDKGITIVDTTCPRVRKVQSLAGELEKKGYTMIILGDPNHAEIKALISELSSKPLVLGKNSTDWGKKLNALPENKPLAVIEQTTFPQQQYLDFCRLLKEKNRTNRCLIYNTLCPETEHRQNELNSYLQTGKIDIVIILGGKHSSNTRGLYLVAKDQAPRTIWIEDPNEVEKSWFQPNQTILIVSGASTPDCAVKELVEKIQ from the coding sequence ATGAAAATTCTGATTGCGAAGCATATTGGTTTCTGTCCTGGAGTAAAAAGAGCCTATACCATGGCAATAGAGGCTTTTGATAAAAACCCCCAGCCGGTTTACCTTCTTGGAGAATTAGTTCATAATCATCAAGCGGTCAAGATGTTAGTTGAAAAGGGAGCCCGGTTGGAAGATGAAGTGGAGCGGATACCAGATAAGATAACCGTGGTTACCCGTTCCCATGGTTTGGAGCGGAAAACCAGGAAAAAGCTTTTGGATAAAGGAATTACCATAGTTGATACCACCTGTCCTCGAGTTCGGAAAGTTCAGTCATTGGCCGGTGAATTAGAAAAGAAAGGGTATACCATGATTATCCTTGGTGATCCCAACCACGCCGAAATTAAAGCCTTAATCAGTGAGCTAAGCAGTAAGCCATTGGTATTAGGAAAGAATTCAACCGATTGGGGAAAAAAGCTCAATGCCTTACCAGAAAATAAACCATTGGCAGTTATCGAACAGACTACTTTTCCTCAGCAACAATATCTGGATTTTTGTCGATTGCTAAAGGAAAAAAACCGAACCAATCGATGTTTAATTTATAATACTCTTTGTCCGGAGACCGAACATCGGCAAAATGAATTAAATTCTTATCTCCAGACCGGAAAAATAGATATAGTAATCATTTTAGGAGGGAAACATAGTTCCAATACCCGGGGTCTTTATTTAGTGGCCAAAGATCAGGCTCCACGAACCATCTGGATTGAAGATCCCAATGAAGTGGAAAAGTCGTGGTTTCAACCGAATCAAACGATATTGATTGTCAGCGGAGCCTCAACTCCCGACTGTGCAGTAAAAGAATTGGTGGAAAAAATTCAATAA